The genomic region GAATCTTATTTCTTCTTGCCAGCGACCGTACGAGCCGGCCCTTTGCGAGTGCGTGCATTGGTCTTGGTCCGCTGTCCGCGGCAGGGAAGACCTTTCCTGTGACGAAGTCCGCGGTAGCAGCCGAGATCCATCAGACGCTTTATGCTCATGGAAATGTCGCGGCGCAGGTCGCCTTCGACCTTCACGTTCTTATCAATATACTCCCTGATCTTGGTGACTTCAGCCTCGGTCAGGTCGTCGCAACGGGTGTTCATGTCCACACCGGCTGCCTTGAGAATTTCCTGGGACAGAGATCTGCCAATGCCGTAGATGTAAGTGAGTGAGATCTCTATTCTCTTATTCCTGGGTAAGTCTACCCCTGCGATACGTGCCAATGCCCGCTCCTCCTAATGGTTACTCTTAACCCTGTCTCTGTGAATGCTTGGGAATCTCGCAGATAACGCGGACGATGCCCTTGCGCTTAACTATCTTGCATTTAACACAGATCTTCTTAACCGATGCCCGAACCTTCATAGTTCACTTCCTTTTGAAGACGTATTGCTGTTCTAAATTTGTGT from Citrifermentans bremense harbors:
- the rpmJ gene encoding 50S ribosomal protein L36, whose product is MKVRASVKKICVKCKIVKRKGIVRVICEIPKHSQRQG
- the rpsM gene encoding 30S ribosomal protein S13; this encodes MARIAGVDLPRNKRIEISLTYIYGIGRSLSQEILKAAGVDMNTRCDDLTEAEVTKIREYIDKNVKVEGDLRRDISMSIKRLMDLGCYRGLRHRKGLPCRGQRTKTNARTRKGPARTVAGKKK